The nucleotide window TGACGAGCATGCCGCCCCGGCCCCAGGCCAGGCCGATGCCGACCGCGGCAATCGCCCAGCAGCAGTACTTGCCGAGGTTGTTGATCCAGTGCATGGACAGCACAGAGGGGGCGACGGCCAGCAGGAGGAGAGCGAACACCCCGATGCCGATGAGGGGGAGCCACGGTCTGAGATTCTTCATGTGAGCCCCCTGGTGCGAACGGTGAACAGGCCTTGCGGGCGAAACTGCAGGAAGACAACCACGAGCACGAACGCCAGCACCTGCGCGAGGCTTCCGGTGGTCCAATCGGCGAAGTACGCCATCGCGACCCCCACGACCCAGGCCGCGATGATCGTGCCCTTGATCTGGCCGATGCCGCCGGCGACGACCACGAGGAAGGCCGGGATGATGTACTGCGTGCCCATTTGAGAGTTCGTGCCGCCGATCAGGGAGGCGGCCACGCCGGCGACCCCGGCCAGGCCGGACCCGACGAAGAAGGTGATGCGGTCGATGCTGCGGGTGGGCACGCCGCTGGTCTCGGCGAGGTCCCGGTTTTGCACGGTGGCACGGATGCGGCGACCGAAAGACGAGTATTTGAGCCATCCGGCCAGTGCGGCCACGCAGAGGGCAGCCAGCACGAGGGTGAACACCTGACGGAGAGGCCAGTCATAACCGAGGACGGTGAGCTGGCCGTCGAGCCAGCCGGGTTTCTCCACCGGCACGCCCTGGGCGGGGAAGATCTGGAGGGCGGCCTGCTGCAGGATCAGGCTCACCCCGACCGTGACGAGGAGGGTGTCCAACGGCCGGCGGTACATCCACTGGATGATGCTGACTTCGACCAGCAGGCCGAGGAGGCCCGCGCCCAGAAAGGCGAGTGGCAGTGCCACCGGGATAGAGAGGTCACTGGACGAGATGACCTGTTGGGTCAGGTAGGCGATGAAGGCTCCGGCCATGAGGAACTCGCCGTGCGCCATGTTGATCACCCCCATCTGACCGAAGGTGAGTGAGAGGCCCAGTGCTGCCAACAGCAGCAGTGCGCCTTGCGCGGTGCCGTTCAGCAGCGGCGGTATGAGTCCATCCACGGATGGGTCCCTCTCTGAGGTTGCGAGCGTCGAAAGAAGCGGGGTGTGCGCGGGGTCCCGTGCCGTTGCCGGCACGGAACCCCGCGCACAGTGGGAGGGACTAGCCCGCGGACTTCACGAGCGCGTCGCGCACGTCGGCCGGGAACCAGTCGTAGCCCTCGAGGTACGGGTCGGGCTCGATCACGTCGTCGGAGGACCAGACGATGTCGAACTGGTTCTCGGCGTTGATCTTGCCGATGTGACCGGGCTTGGAGATGTGGTGGTTCTCGCCGTCCAGCGTGACGGTGCCTTCCGGTGCGTCGAACGTGACGCCGCCTTCGGCAGCGGCGGCGTTGACGTCGTCGACCTCGAACGAGCCGGCCTTCTCGACCAGTGCCTTGTACAGGTACAGCGAGATGTACGCGGCCTCCATCGGGTCGCTGGTCACGCCGCTGCTGCCGGGGTAGGCCTTCCAGTCCTCAATGAACTTGGCGTTGTTCGGGGTGTCCAGCGACTGGAAGTAGTTCCACGATGCGTAGTTGCCCGTGACCTCGTGGCCCATGGACGGCGCCTCTTCTTCAGCGATCGACACCGAGATGATCGGGGTCGTGTCGGGGGTGAGCCCGGCGTCGTAGTACGCCTTGATGAAGCCGACGTTGGAGGAGCCGTTGATGGTGTTGAAGATGAAGTCCGGCTTCGCTTCGGCGATCTTCGCCACCTGGGTGGTCCAGTCATCCTTGTCGAGCGGAACGTACTCCTCGCCGACGATCTCGATGCCCAGCTCGGCCGCGTAGAGCTTGATGATGGCGTTGGCGGTGCGCGGGAACACGTAGTCCGACCCGGCCAGGAAGAGCGTCTTCACGCCCTGAGAGGCGAGGAAGTCCATGGCGGGCAGGATCTGCTGGTTCGTGGTGGCGCCGGTGTAGTAGATGTTCGGCGACGCCTCGAGGCCCTCGTACTGCACGGGGTAGAAGAACAGGCCGTTGTTCTCCTCGACGACAGGCTTGACGGCCTTGCGCGACGAGGAGGTCCAGCCGCCGAAGATCGCGGCGACGCAGTCCTGAGTGAGCAGCTTCTCGGTCTTCTCCGCGAAGGTCGGCCAGTCGGTGGCACCGTCTTCCTGCACGTACTCGATCTGCTTGCCCAGGATGCCGCCGTCGGCGTTGATCTCGTCCGCAGCCATGTGCAGCACGTTGGAGACCGTCTTCTCGGAGATCGCCATGCCCCCGGTGAGCGAGTTGAGGAAGCCGAGCTTGATGGTGTCGCCCGAGGTGTCGATGCAGCTGGCGGCGGCGGGAGCCGCGGACTCCACCGTGTCCCCTGCACGGGCACCGCAACCGGAGAGGATGAGCGCCGTGGTCGCGGCAAGCGCGCCCGTGGCGAGGAGCGTCTTGACGCGCCCCCTGCTGGTGATGAGCATCTAGAACTCCATTCGATGGATGTGAAGTGGCGCGGGTGCAAGGGCGAGATCAATCGGTGATCCGACCCAGTTCTGCGAAGTAGCAGAACACTGACGAATGCTGTGTCTGAGTTCACGATGGGGGCGTGGCATTGCACTGCCATTTCCGAAACGTGTCGTGTTTGTAAACTGTCGCGGCGCTCGCCGAGTCAGATCCCCGGAAACATGCGGTTCTGTCGGGAAGAGGGTGCGGTCGACGATGACGAGTGGTTTGGTCGTGCTGTGCGTTTGACTGGAATATGACAGACTCCTGACATCGGTTCGGCGGCCTGTGCGTCGTCGTCGATGTCAGCGAACCGGCAGCGTATCGAGAGGGGGCAGCGTGCATCTCACGCCTGCGGACAATGAAAAGCTCCTGCTGGCCGTGGCCGGCATGGTGGCCCGCGACCGGCTGGAGCGCGGCGTCAAGCTCAATTACCCCGAAACCGTCGCGCTGCTCAGCACCTGGGTGATCGAGCGAGCCCGTGATGGTCGCGCCGTCGCCGACCTGATGGTGGAGGGCCGGAGTGTTCTCGGCCGGGAGCAGGTGATGGAGGGCGTCGCCGAGATGCTCGCCGACGTGCAGGTGGAGGCCACCTTCCCCGACGGGCGCAAACTCGTCACCATTCACGACCCGATCATCTAGGAGCAGCGACCATGGCAGGCCATCACTCGTCCGGCCCCGGCGCCATCCGTGTGCGCCCCGGCACCATCGTTCTCAACGGCGACCGCACCCCTGAGCAGCGGCTCACCCTGGTGTTCCTGAACACGGGGGACCGGCCGATTCAGATCGGCTCGCACCTGCACCTGCCGGATGCCAACGCCGCCTTGCAGTTCGACCGGGAGGCCGCGCACGGCTTCCGCCTCGACATTCCCTCCGGCACCTCCCAGCGCTTCGAGCCGGGTGCTTCGCGCGAGCTCGACGCCGTCGCCTTCCTCGGCGACCGCCGGGTGCCCGGACTCCAACTGCGCAACCAGGGAAAGGAAGCTCTCGATGGTTGAGATCAGCCGCGAACGCTATGCCGCCATCTACGGGCCCACGGCGGGCGACCAGGTGCGCCTGGGCGATACCGACCTGTGGATCGAGATCGAGAAGGATCTCACCGTGGGTGGTGAGGAGGCGATCTTCGGTGGCGGCAAGTCGATTCGCGAGTCGATGGCGCAGGGGATGACCAGCCGCGCCGACGGGGCGCTGGACACGGTGATCACCAACGCGATCGTGCTCGACTGGTGGGGCATCGTGCGCGCCGATGTCGGCATTCGCGGCGGGCGCATCGTCGCGCTCGGGCGGGCCGGCAACTCCGACATCGCCAACGGGGTGCACCCGCAGCTGGCGATCGGGCCGTCCACCGATGTGATCTCGGGGGAGGGCA belongs to Cryobacterium sp. SO2 and includes:
- the urtB gene encoding urea ABC transporter permease subunit UrtB, coding for MDGLIPPLLNGTAQGALLLLAALGLSLTFGQMGVINMAHGEFLMAGAFIAYLTQQVISSSDLSIPVALPLAFLGAGLLGLLVEVSIIQWMYRRPLDTLLVTVGVSLILQQAALQIFPAQGVPVEKPGWLDGQLTVLGYDWPLRQVFTLVLAALCVAALAGWLKYSSFGRRIRATVQNRDLAETSGVPTRSIDRITFFVGSGLAGVAGVAASLIGGTNSQMGTQYIIPAFLVVVAGGIGQIKGTIIAAWVVGVAMAYFADWTTGSLAQVLAFVLVVVFLQFRPQGLFTVRTRGLT
- the urtA gene encoding urea ABC transporter substrate-binding protein: MLITSRGRVKTLLATGALAATTALILSGCGARAGDTVESAAPAAASCIDTSGDTIKLGFLNSLTGGMAISEKTVSNVLHMAADEINADGGILGKQIEYVQEDGATDWPTFAEKTEKLLTQDCVAAIFGGWTSSSRKAVKPVVEENNGLFFYPVQYEGLEASPNIYYTGATTNQQILPAMDFLASQGVKTLFLAGSDYVFPRTANAIIKLYAAELGIEIVGEEYVPLDKDDWTTQVAKIAEAKPDFIFNTINGSSNVGFIKAYYDAGLTPDTTPIISVSIAEEEAPSMGHEVTGNYASWNYFQSLDTPNNAKFIEDWKAYPGSSGVTSDPMEAAYISLYLYKALVEKAGSFEVDDVNAAAAEGGVTFDAPEGTVTLDGENHHISKPGHIGKINAENQFDIVWSSDDVIEPDPYLEGYDWFPADVRDALVKSAG
- a CDS encoding urease subunit gamma: MHLTPADNEKLLLAVAGMVARDRLERGVKLNYPETVALLSTWVIERARDGRAVADLMVEGRSVLGREQVMEGVAEMLADVQVEATFPDGRKLVTIHDPII
- the ureB gene encoding urease subunit beta; protein product: MAGHHSSGPGAIRVRPGTIVLNGDRTPEQRLTLVFLNTGDRPIQIGSHLHLPDANAALQFDREAAHGFRLDIPSGTSQRFEPGASRELDAVAFLGDRRVPGLQLRNQGKEALDG